In Hyperolius riggenbachi isolate aHypRig1 chromosome 1, aHypRig1.pri, whole genome shotgun sequence, the genomic window ccaatacaaagtggtgtacacgtgagaagtggaacgaaaatcatacatgattccaaacatttttttttacaaatcaataactgcaaagtggggtgtgcataattattcagccccctttggtctgagtgcagtcagttgcccatatacattgcctgatgagtgctaatgactaaatagaatgcacctgtgtgtaatctaatgtcagtacaaatacagctgctctgtgatggcctcagaggttgtctaagagaatattgggagcaacaacaccatgaagtccaaagaacacaccagacaggtcagggataaagttattgagaaatttaaagcaggcttaggttacaaaaagatttccaaagccttgaacatcccatggagcacttttCAAGcgctcattcagaaatggaaggagtatggcacaaccgtaaacctaccaagacaaggccgtccacctaaactcacaggtcgaacaaggagagtgctgatcagaaatgcagtcaagaggcctatggtgatTCTGCactagctgcagagatctacagctcaggtggggagctctgtccataggacaactattagtcatgcactgcacaaagttggcctttatgcagtggcgtagctaaggagcagtgggcccggatgcaagttttacaatggggccccccaagcactttatacataacaattgatacggcgcaccaaaacctgccaatggcaactacagtgtcagaggtgcaagaaggggatggggaacagcttgttaatgattatcactattcaaagtatctatagaagtgattattatgagcacaggacccatagagagctaatactgtaattgaggcagggcccttcggggcccctctggcccaagggccccgatgcggtcgctacctctgcaacccctattgctacgcccctgcctttatggaagagtggcaagaagaaagccattgttaacagaaaagcagaagaagtcccatttgcagtttgccacaagccatgtgggggacacagcaaacatgtagaagaaggtgctctggtcagatgagaccaaaatggaactttttggccaaaatgcaaaacgctatggctatcattcataaaagcagtgcggtaaaaaaaaaatctgagcgggaaaataccacattcggtagTTTATActgctgtgtgctcattcataaaaatgtttacagttgcgatacaagttcggtattttcccctgactaggcaggcggtaggctggcggtatgtttgtgtaacatgagaagctgcctgagttgatacattttctcctccagagacagcgttactatagaagaggcagccccagcatccctttacacgtgcattttttaaaaacagcctctccttgccctgaatctgtcggaatctgtctattagtctttctaaacaatctatttaattgccacaacttagaggaagttcaaaacatttttacacatgcaggctttctgatgtgaaatatatctgaaaacaggtacccaaggggttcatAAAACACAGCCTTTGTATTCCAATGCCtttttttgctctgctctcactgcagttgctgcctgggaggtctgtctaccgtatatactcgcaagcaagccgaatttttgaccccccaaaagtgggccaaaagttggggggggggggggggggtcggcttgcttgtttGCGAGTCTCGTGTGTCGTAGGccgcccctccccaccccccgcccctgctattagcttactgtgcggcttccaatagtcccctctccgtctcccgcaTGTAAATAgctcacagcagctcgctccacggcggctgctgtgtgattgcaggaagctgtaggcagagcctTTTCCATAGTaatggcgatacacatcgccgttacaggaaaccgctctgcctacagcttcctgccatcacacagcagccgccgtggagcgagctgctgtgagcTATTTACAtgcgggagacggagaggggactattggaagccgcacagtaagctaatagcagcggcggccgcaggggggggggggttgtttgggTGAGCACTATACCGAGCATGATACTATCTATacatgggcactaaactagctataccgagcactatgctagctatacttgggcactatactagctatactgagcactatgctagctatacttgggcactatactagctatactgagcactatactagctatacctggcactatactgagcactatactagctatactgagcactatactagctatactgagcactatactagctatactgagcactatactagctatactgagcactatactagctatacctggcactatactgagcactatactagctatactgggcactatactagctatacttgggcactatactagctatactgagcactacagggagtgcagaattattaggcaagttgtatttttgagggaaaattttattattgaacaacaaccatgttctcaatgaacccaaaaaactcattaatatcgaaGCTGAATatctttgaaagtagtttttagtttgtttttagttttagctattttagtgtgatatctgtgtgtgcaggtgtctattactgtgcataattattaggcaacttaacaaaaaacaaatatatacccatttcaattatttatttttaccagtgaaaccaatataacatctcaacattcacaaatatacatttctgacattcaaaaacaaaacaaaaacaaatcagtgaccaatatagttacctttctttgcaaggacactcaaaagcctgccatccatggattcttcagtgtttgatctgttcaccatcaacattgcgtgcagcagcaaccacagcctcccagacactgttcagagaggtgtacttttttccctccttgtaaatctcacattttatgatggaccacatgttctcaatggggttcagatcaggtgaacgaggaggccatgtcattcgtttttcttcttttataccctttcttgccagccacgctgtggagtacttggacgcgtgtgatggagcattgtcctgcatgaaaatcatgtttttcttgaaggatgcagacttcttcctgtaccactgcttgaagaaggtgtcttccagaaactagaagtaggactgggagttaagctcaactccatcctcaacccgaaaaggccccacaagctcatctttgatgataccagcccaaaccagtactccacctccaccttgctggcgtctgagtcggactagagctctctgccctttaccaatccagccacgggcccatccatctggcccatcaagactcactctcatttcatcagtccataaaaccttagaaaaatcagtcttgagatgtttcttggcccagtcttgccatttcagcttgtgtgtcttgttcagtggtggtcgtctttcagcctttcttaccttggccatgtctctgagtattgcacaccttgtgcttttgggcactccagtgatgttgcagctctgaaatatggccaaactggtggcaagtggcatcttggcagctgcacgcttgacttttctcagttcatgggcagttattttgtgccttggtttttccacacgcttcttgcgaccctgttgactattttgaatgaaacgcttgattgttcgatgatcacgcttcagaagctttgcaattttaagagtgctacatccctctgcaagatatctcactattttttacttttctgagcctgtcaagtccttcttttgacccattttgccaaaggaaaggaagttgcctaataattatgcacacctgatatagggtgttgatgtcattagaccgcaccccttctcattacagagatgcacatcacctaatatgcttcattggtagtaggctttcgagcctataccgcttggagtaagacaacatgcataaggaggatgatgtggtcaaaatactaatttgcctaataattctgcactccctgtataccagctatacttgggcacttcactagctatacttgggcacttcactagctatacttgggcacttcactagctatacccgggcacttcactagctatacccgggcacttcactagctatacccgggcacttcactagctataccgggcacttcactagctataccgggcacttcactagctataccgggacacactgggggggggggggggagaaatcacacggccagcatttcctacccccggcttatatgagggtcaataatTTTTTCCCGGAAAgaaaaaagttgggggggggggggtcggcttatatgcgggtcggcttgcttgcgagtatatacggtaattagcTTAGCTGTTCTCTGCATGGTTATCCCTACTTCAAAGGGAGCGGTAATCTCCATGCtgacaccgcttgctctaatctttatgaattgacatatggtgacatttgttaACAATCACCGCAcgacggtaatttatcgctctgctcaggaatgtcagcttttcatgcggaaacagcctttatgaataaacaCTTTGCTAATTGCTCGGTAAAttcagccgttttcagcatttccgcatgcgggaatgctttatgaatgatagcctatgggtggtggaaaactaacactgcacatcactcagaatgcaccatctccattgtcaaatatggtggtggcagcatcatgctctgggggtgcttctcttcagtagggacagggaagctggtcagagttgatgggaagatggatggagccaaatacaggacaatcttggaagaaaacctcttggagtctgcaaaagacttgagactggggcggaggttcaccttccagcaggacaacgaccctaaacataaagccagggcaacaatggaatggtttaaaactaaacatattcatgtgttagaatggcccagtcaaagtccagatctaaattcaatcgagatctgtggcaagatctgaaaactgctgttcacaaactgtctatctaatctgactgagctggagctgttttgcaaagaagaatgggcaaggatttcagtctctagatgtgcaaagctggtagagacataccctaaaagactggcagctgtaactgcagcaaaaggtggttctacaaagtattgactcagggggctgaataattatgcacaccccatttgcagttatttgtaaaaaaaatgtttggaatcatgtatgattttgttccacttctcacgtgtacaccactttgtattggtctttcacgtgtaattccaataaaattgattcatgtttgtggcagtaatgtgacaaaatgtggaaaacttcaagggggccaaattctTTTgcttgcatacatacatacatacatacatacatacatacatacatacatacacacacagacagtctTTTCCAATTTGTACCTTGTACCTAGATTCAGGGATGCATGTGTCACGTGTTTAGCTGTGTCTACACCTTGTTTGCTATGCTACCAAGTGTCTTGGTCTAAAACAATAGTTAATCTCTAAAATATacaagccttaaaggggaactgaagtaagaggtatacggaggctgccatatttatttccttttaatcaataccagttgcctggcagccctgctgatctatttctctgcagtagtatctgaataacaccagaaacaagcatgcagctagtcttgtcagatctgactttaaagtctgaaacacctgatctgctgcatgctttttcagggtctatggctaatagtattagaggcagaggatcagcagggctgccaggcaactggtattgcttaaaaggaaataaacatggcagcctccatatatctctcttcagttcccctttaagccccatctacacgatacgattctttgtacgatccgattaaatcagacatgccCAAtcaggatttgattcaattcgatttgccattgtttcctAATGGGAAATTGAattaaatcccgatcggacaggtCGGGATTTACAGTAACTGGATTGTAAATAGTATgaaaagagaagaaccgagagccagatatagtgtagtaggttatgGTATTGGGTTAAATGAAAAAGAGTACAaacgatatactcacaaaccagggttacctccaggcaaccactatataggcaggtgaggagattagcctgtcctcactcaggattaagaagtcgctctctgtagataggaagaagatggggtatccccctccaccaagggtggatattaagTATAACGTaacgagaacagaggcgccaaaagagtaaaagcagtagttaaaaggttaaaaaatgcttaggaggcagtggtggacttacctcctgcaagcagacacaacaagctgtgtattcagaacaaaatacatttattttgttctgaattattttttattattattattattatttagtatttatatagcgccgacatattacgcagcgctgtacagtgtatatatatatatatatatatcttgtcactaactgtccctcaaaggagctcacaatctaatccctaccattgccatatgtctatattatgtagtgtaagtacagtggtctagggccaatttttttagggggagccaattaacttatccgtatgtttttggaatgtgggaggaaaccggagtgcccggaggaaacccacgcagacacggagagaacatacaaactctttgcagatcgtgccctggctgggattcgaaccagggacccagcgctgcaaggcgagagagctaaccactacgccaccgtgctgcccactacagcttgttgtgtctgcttgcaggaggtaagtccaccactgcctcctaagcattttttaaccttttaactactgcttttactcttttggcgcctctgttctcgttatggattgtaaatagaatcgtaatcgaatcgcacaaagattgGGCTGTAGGCATTGTATACAGAGGTTGATCTACCCAGCACATATATCTGCCTCTGAGACGTCTCTGTTCATGGTTTCTCAATCTTCTGTTGATTGGCAAAGCAAGGTAACTGCGTTAAATATTAGGCAGATTGTGGTCTCCAAGTCAGTAGACTAGGTGTTGTGAAACTTTCCTGGGGTGAAATGCCTGATTCATTACATTTCTATATTACATAGGCTATTCACTTCTTAATAAAAAggaaaatcatatacattattaaTCAATACAGCTACATAAAACCATAATAATTATACATcaaaagtctttgtcttctgtacctAAAGAAAGGAAAATATTAGGCTTATTTTTATTTAATCATACACAATTTGATTAATCTCTAAATTGCCATATTGGAAATCCTGACAGCAACAGGCTCCCATCTGCATTTTGATTGGGAGAGGCGGCAAGTTGCAGATTGGGCTATGCCTCCCCTGCCCTCCCAAAAGACTGAAGGGTAAGGGGGCCTCTGACCTAAGAAATTTTAGAGAACAGTAGTTATCACACAACCACTGCTGAGCACACAACAAATACGTTTTTTCGTGGGATTTTTACAGTGTTACAGTATAGTTAGGAGGAAAAAAGACATCCAGACAAAATGCAAGTTTGACTGGACAGCAGCTTCAAATTAACATAGTGGGGCccggatccaattcacttttttttttccaaattttttctcctaggtgatatttttacatcttacAAATAAAATATCTTTAAAAACTTAACTGGTTTGAAACAACATGTAGTTAAAACtatgccacacttgtggctgcctaagcctaaCTTGGTGTTTTAACGCTGCCCTAAAGACAACGGAGGTTCGTAACTTggtcaggagcagttttcattgacatcaaaatgaaaaaaagagaGACGGCACACTAATGGCTGCAAATAACTTGCTGTGTATTAGCGAAAaagacactacatgttacggaggactaacctccttcatcaggtgttagtagtagaggacgacctggagGTCGTCCTGCGCACCATCGGGAATGGAGGCCAGCAGAGCTGCAGCAAAtgacatagcggctgccagggactggaggaagccctgcgTAAATAGTACTATGGGTAGCAGAAGTTGCTTGAGGACTCCTTTAACagtatttttttccacttttcaattgcagagtactgaaaaattattttaaaaaagaagatgaaaaattatctcctagaagaaaacggaggagaaaaagtgaattggatccagCCCAGTATAGTTCTTTTTCACCACTGCATTGAAGCAAATAGCATCAGCAACTAAATAGCTATATATTAGGACATGCGCATTATGAATGCAGTAGTCTGAACAGGCTCTTACAACAAAAGCAGCAGCACTCACTTCTAGAATGTTCATCACAAAGAAAAAGAGGAGCAGAAAAGCTGGAGCAATTATTAACCGCTCTAACAGGAGCCGCCGCAGTCCCGCCATTGGCAAAGAAGAAGGGACTCCCTTTTCCAGGAATAGGTAGAAGTAGTGTGACAGAGGACCTGTAAAAAAGAATCTGAGAGACGCACATCAATTTGAAAATGAGTAGGATACAGAATAAATTGTAAACAAATAATCTGGTACAGCAAAACAAGTGCAACaaaagacaatggcctcgattcatagagCTGTGTGCGGTGAATGTAAAATGCTCGTTAAATcacagcattcggtattttagactttgctATGCTGATGCATAAAAATGTTCAGAGGTGTAATTGAAGTGTGGTAATTTACCACTTCAATAGAGAAATCtccatgcagtgagggcattacaatgcaTCCCGACAGCCCTTTAGAAGTGCATACTGTGCtatactgtttgttatactgcctctgctcggcTCTGAATCTGCCTATTAGTctctcttaacattttatttaattgccacagcttaaatGAACTTTtaggagacattacacatgccctgctttGAAGATAAGCAACTAGTGCATGCGCACtttgccagactggctcaagtacctggactcatagcagaagatccaggtggtggaggtggatagcgagggactgattagcctgaaggggactggaggaagccccaggtatatataaaactttaatttcatctctcaggtttcctttgttacacagtagtactatactctacatatgcactctccacagagctgcagggaatccactgagaatgctgtgcacattgaacacagaggtgttgtctgtcacccataaacctggttcagattgtgcatgaagaatgtgtaatagaggaagaatctccttattcctctgcagagtacctgcacatcattcttacatgtacccacagttacattgcctagagcctgatagatgtttttgttttttgtttttccggcctgtaccttttacaaatactcttaccaaggactagttttagtctaaagggaataaatatggcagtctacatatccttctcacttcagttgtcttttaaaattcctaagcgttggcagttaagagacgaatttcatgttacatactttcaatcaacaagattgtaatatgcaaattaaaggagtcgaagtcggtggaatcctaaactgaggagtcagaggatttttgtaccgactccacagccctggtgtgaaTTGTTAAATAAGTGTTGCCTTCAAAAGTGACTGTCAATATTATGCAACAGTTTAAGATTAAAATTATCCAATAGTAACACAACATGACTGCAAAAACATATCTAGGTTCAAAGCATTCAAGCATTTTCATGTTAAACCTCgtgttaaagagggattgtcagccacaaaatcaaattccatttacccactgctctgtaatTATTATACATCCTGCAGCCTTACCCTGCATCGCAAACACTCCAATCTACTCAGAaatatttctgctgtaataaatcttatctcagtcagcctggccacTGCTGacagagggaagcttgtcatctccccgccCACATTCCTTCTTTTCActtattggctgagggcagttcagttagctgttgatctatgctgtgctcacatgtgtttacaaagcaagctagctatgacagtgcagtttctaggagaaaaaaaaagtaagggaggaaattacatcaggattggcttcagtcagagggaatttaAAATgtcaaatgccaggaacagaattctctttatttactatagaagattcactgaaattaaaatgtgggacattacaatacacatgttatgtaagtagtacaagtagttatctacttatatgtgtgttttttccctgggataatatggctgtccctgcggcTTTAAGAATTAAAGTAACATTAGACATTTGGAATATGCTACCAAATTGTGAGCTCTGAGCTGGCCATCTTCATGTAGCATTTCAACTTACTGAAAGTGTGAAAAAGCATGCATGAAATCAGTAACATTTCCTACATTCTTAACACATTGATTTTAAATGGCAGTACAAAGTAGCAGTACAAAGTAACAGCTAACATGAAGTACGATCTGAGGTCAGACAAGATGACCGCTTATCTTTCTGGTTCTGGTCTGGCTTAACATTAATTTTCAACCACAGACGACTATGTGGAATCTCTTGGCATTAAAATGAAATACTGTATTGGCCATTTGTGGTGCCTTATGGGAGCTGGACAACAGTATTGAAAGGGTTAAGGTCCATTTGACCAACCAAgaagggcttttttttttcttaaaccacAAATGATGCTGAGGAAAGACCAATGTTATTTTTGGCTTTTAATGCTTGCCTATTCATATGTGCCACATGTCTATGGAAATGGCCCAATTACGAATGGACTGTTTCTATCCCTTATTGCATCATCCCATTGATAGCTTGTTGTACCATGCAATTATTGGCAGGCAGTGGACTGTTAATGGCCTTTCCTTGGCATACCTGTTTTATGACAATGGGTGCTACAAGAATGGCAATGGTTTATTAGGAGCAAATACTAACCATATCTCATCCATTCTATATAGTATGAGCTTTAAAGGGCATtaattgctcatctctgcactcaCACTGGTTGGCTAAGGCGAAAAAGCTAAGACATGCAAACTTCAGAGGTTCTATTGCTCTGTGCACATGTATGTAGCTAACATATGTAGTCTCTTTTGAAGACAAGCCAAAATATTTTCAAACGACAGTTAATccagtttacatttttttcatcctGGCATGCAGTAGCTTCATGAAACCATGCCAGAGTTATACAGGTTACGTGTATTTGCTTTAACCATACAAAGCAAAGTAAAACTAAGTCCACTCGCTCTCAAAATAACCTGCAAGCTAGCATGATGTTGTAATTTATGCAGGGAGGAAGAGTCAGTTAATTCCTActccatattaaaaaaaaaaaaaaaatccaaggagGCAATATTTCCTTTCATTCAAGTAGTAACCTGCAACACTAAACATCCTATCAGAATTTGGGCAATTACAAATCAACTGCAATGAGTTGATTGGTTTTGTTCAAGTAATGCATATTTACCAATATATTACCTCCAGATCAGTGCTTTACATTTCAATAGCTTGCTCACCCATATGCAGCAAAGCGAAGAGGCGCGGCAAGGTCAACATTTCCTCCTGAAGAGTTAGATTTGCGCCTTCGCTCGATGGTCTGTGACAGCAGGTTTCCCAAAGCAGACAGAATTGCGCTACACAAGTAACAAATACATATCAGTCAACTTGCActgtaaaataaaaatcagattttgtgtttcaaggttgatcaaaattcacaaaaaaacaaTAGAGAAAATATTTAAACAAATATTTTCAGGAAAACCAAAGGAAGCATTTTGCCTCTATTACCACCGACTCAGAAATAAACACCCTTGTGCTAATTTCCAGGTTCGGATTGCTTTTTATCAGCTGTTAGTCCAGGGTCACACTCGAGAAAACCCACAGTGTTTTGGCTGCATacggaaaaagcatgcagaatcGCATGTAAT contains:
- the PXMP2 gene encoding peroxisomal membrane protein 2 isoform X2; amino-acid sequence: MPVLSKPVSEPSNGPLHIVLLLAYLRLLHSRPVLTKALTSAILSALGNLLSQTIERRRKSNSSGGNVDLAAPLRFAAYGFFFTGPLSHYFYLFLEKGVPSSLPMAGLRRLLLERLIIAPAFLLLFFFVMNILEVRSICWMAINHSTTELPNNYFLEKMQK